Proteins found in one Campylobacter lari genomic segment:
- a CDS encoding PAS domain-containing protein — MRKIQPTLNEKFFNDGQIIISKTDKTGRIVYCNRNFMILSGYKESELLGKPHNIIRHPDMPKVVFEILWESIKNKKEVIAYVKNLSKDGSFYWVLAFITPSFDSNGEVMGYHSMRLNPKREAIEKIERLYKELLLEEQKCGKKASRKMFEEILNAKGMSYEEMVLSI, encoded by the coding sequence ATGCGAAAAATTCAACCTACATTAAATGAGAAATTTTTCAATGATGGGCAAATTATTATTTCAAAAACCGATAAAACTGGAAGAATAGTTTATTGTAATAGAAATTTTATGATTTTATCAGGATATAAAGAATCAGAGCTTTTGGGTAAACCCCATAATATAATTCGTCATCCTGATATGCCTAAAGTTGTTTTTGAAATTCTTTGGGAGAGTATTAAAAATAAAAAAGAGGTTATTGCTTATGTAAAAAATTTATCTAAAGATGGCTCATTCTATTGGGTATTAGCTTTTATAACTCCTTCTTTTGATTCTAATGGAGAGGTTATGGGGTATCATTCTATGCGCTTAAATCCTAAAAGAGAGGCTATTGAAAAAATAGAGAGATTATATAAAGAGCTTTTACTTGAAGAACAAAAGTGTGGTAAAAAAGCTTCAAGAAAGATGTTTGAGGAAATTTTAAATGCCAAAGGAATGAGTTATGAAGAAATGGTTTTATCAATATAG
- the mnmC gene encoding bifunctional tRNA (5-methylaminomethyl-2-thiouridine)(34)-methyltransferase MnmD/FAD-dependent 5-carboxymethylaminomethyl-2-thiouridine(34) oxidoreductase MnmC — MKKANIIIKNNAPFSLDFDDYYFNSSDGLSESEFVYTNAFEFRTKQTIIAELGFGIGLNFFLTLKRFIKEKKENQRLFYLSFENFYIEKDKLREIYKNLGFYEEFKELLEQFLKFYPPCKDGVYRFYFQDCFLDLVFGDAKEKLQNLDFKADIWYLDGFAPAKNQEMFDGDIIKKVAKNSKINAKVLTFSSASILKKALINNNFQVQKIKGFRKREMIQAIFNGLDFEDKFAYFNTPCLKKEIQKIAIIGAGIAGASIAYELSLRNIQVDVFEKENSLGKGASGNINGILSSLILKPDVLLGEFSQYAFLESSRFYRQILNLIPQGVYEFAHNELMQERFDSQKDNVLFEIINNQAFLKDGTCIKPKELVKTLLQKSKARMFFEYEFKDYSYENEKFSLRFNNKKTLKNYDVLIYAQGADIKNFLEYKYMKLSSVRGQCTHLKPFLKNIHALSSKGYICPVNEELNLQLIGASYDRLNQDTTLLKSDDLQNIENIKEFLHDENLEIMGGKVGFRSYSSDRFAIIGQAYDENFYMQNYKALLWHKNKSQVAPNDFIPLYFSIAHGSRAFASAIISSRIITSLIFNEPSIEKEFLYALHPARFLIRQLKKGKN, encoded by the coding sequence ATGAAAAAAGCAAATATTATCATTAAAAACAATGCACCTTTTTCTTTGGATTTTGATGATTATTATTTTAATTCTAGCGATGGTTTAAGCGAAAGTGAATTTGTCTATACTAATGCTTTTGAATTTCGAACAAAACAAACTATCATCGCAGAGCTTGGTTTTGGTATAGGTTTAAATTTTTTCCTTACTTTAAAGCGTTTTATAAAGGAAAAAAAAGAAAACCAAAGATTATTTTATCTTAGTTTTGAAAATTTTTATATAGAAAAAGATAAATTAAGAGAAATTTATAAAAACCTTGGTTTTTATGAGGAATTTAAAGAGCTTTTAGAGCAGTTTTTAAAATTTTATCCCCCATGTAAAGATGGAGTTTATAGATTTTATTTTCAAGATTGCTTTTTAGATTTGGTATTTGGTGATGCTAAAGAAAAATTGCAAAATTTAGACTTTAAAGCTGATATTTGGTATTTAGATGGTTTTGCACCTGCCAAAAATCAAGAGATGTTTGATGGGGACATTATAAAAAAAGTTGCTAAAAATTCAAAAATAAATGCCAAGGTTTTGACCTTTTCTTCTGCAAGTATTTTAAAAAAAGCTTTAATTAATAATAATTTTCAAGTACAAAAGATCAAAGGTTTTAGAAAAAGAGAAATGATACAGGCTATTTTTAATGGCCTTGATTTTGAAGATAAATTTGCTTATTTTAACACCCCGTGTTTGAAAAAAGAAATACAAAAAATAGCCATCATCGGAGCAGGTATAGCTGGAGCTAGTATAGCTTATGAGCTTTCTTTAAGAAATATCCAAGTAGATGTTTTTGAAAAAGAAAATTCATTAGGCAAGGGTGCTTCTGGAAATATCAATGGAATTTTAAGCTCTTTGATTTTAAAACCTGATGTATTATTGGGTGAGTTTTCACAATATGCTTTTTTAGAGTCTAGTAGATTTTATAGGCAAATTTTAAATTTAATTCCACAAGGGGTTTATGAATTTGCTCATAATGAGCTTATGCAAGAGCGTTTTGATAGTCAAAAAGATAATGTTTTATTTGAAATTATTAACAACCAAGCCTTTTTAAAAGATGGAACATGTATAAAGCCCAAAGAGCTTGTAAAAACGCTTTTGCAAAAAAGCAAGGCTAGGATGTTTTTTGAGTATGAATTTAAAGATTATTCTTATGAAAATGAAAAGTTTTCTTTGCGATTTAACAATAAAAAAACATTAAAAAATTATGATGTGTTAATTTATGCTCAAGGTGCTGATATTAAAAATTTTTTAGAGTATAAATATATGAAATTAAGTAGCGTTAGAGGTCAGTGTACTCATTTAAAACCATTTTTAAAAAATATTCATGCTCTATCTTCAAAAGGTTATATTTGTCCTGTCAATGAAGAATTAAATTTGCAACTTATTGGTGCAAGTTATGATAGGCTTAATCAAGATACAACACTTTTAAAAAGCGATGATTTGCAAAATATTGAAAATATAAAAGAGTTTTTGCATGATGAAAATTTAGAAATTATGGGTGGAAAAGTAGGATTTAGATCATATTCTAGTGATAGATTTGCCATAATAGGTCAAGCTTATGATGAAAATTTTTATATGCAAAATTATAAAGCACTTTTATGGCATAAAAATAAAAGTCAAGTAGCGCCAAATGATTTTATTCCTTTGTATTTTTCTATTGCTCATGGATCTAGAGCTTTTGCTAGTGCTATTATATCTTCTAGAATTATTACTTCTTTGATTTTTAATGAACCAAGCATAGAAAAAGAGTTTTTATACGCTTTACATCCTGCGAGATTTTTAATCCGTCAGCTAAAAAAAGGAAAAAATTAG
- the tyrS gene encoding tyrosine--tRNA ligase, with the protein MNIEEIIKEIKRGIAEIIDEERLVSLVKNYYEKGENFFVKAGFDPTAADLHLGHTVVLSKMALLQKHGAIVQFLIGDFTAQIGDPTGKSATRKKLDKEEVLKNAKTYEEQVFKILDPSKTQIHFNSKWLNELGAAGIVELTSTFSVARMLERDDFTKRFKEQSPISICEFLYPLLQGYDSVALKSDIEMGGTDQKFNLLMGRQLQRVYNCQKEQAVMMMPLLEGLDGVNKMSKSLGNYIGVTEDAKDMYAKVLSISDELMFRYYELLSEKSLNEISQIKDDIKNGSLHPKKAKENLALEITARFHSSECALKAKEEFDKVHSAKELPSDMPSFALEGSIWLAKAIVECKMESSTSAARRLINSNAVSVNGEKVQDEQCQLESGEYILQVGKRKFAKLKVI; encoded by the coding sequence ATGAATATTGAGGAAATTATTAAAGAAATTAAACGAGGAATAGCAGAAATTATTGATGAGGAAAGATTGGTTTCTTTAGTAAAAAATTACTATGAAAAAGGTGAAAATTTTTTTGTAAAGGCTGGGTTTGATCCTACGGCTGCTGATTTGCATTTGGGTCATACTGTAGTTTTAAGTAAGATGGCTTTACTTCAAAAGCATGGAGCTATAGTGCAGTTTTTAATAGGTGATTTTACTGCTCAAATCGGTGATCCAACAGGAAAAAGTGCCACAAGAAAAAAGCTTGATAAAGAGGAAGTGCTTAAAAATGCCAAAACCTATGAAGAGCAAGTTTTTAAGATTTTAGATCCAAGTAAAACTCAAATTCATTTTAATTCTAAATGGCTAAATGAACTTGGTGCTGCTGGTATAGTAGAACTTACTTCGACTTTTAGTGTTGCTAGAATGCTTGAAAGAGATGATTTTACCAAGCGTTTTAAAGAACAAAGTCCTATATCAATTTGTGAGTTTTTATATCCACTTTTACAAGGTTATGATAGTGTTGCATTAAAAAGTGATATAGAAATGGGCGGAACGGATCAAAAGTTTAATCTTTTAATGGGTAGACAGCTTCAAAGAGTATATAATTGCCAAAAAGAACAAGCGGTGATGATGATGCCATTGCTTGAAGGCCTTGATGGCGTAAATAAAATGAGTAAAAGCTTAGGAAATTATATCGGTGTAACAGAAGATGCTAAAGATATGTATGCTAAGGTTTTAAGTATAAGTGATGAGTTGATGTTTAGATATTATGAGCTTTTAAGTGAAAAAAGCTTAAATGAAATTTCACAAATAAAAGATGATATTAAAAATGGTTCATTACATCCTAAAAAAGCTAAGGAAAATTTAGCTTTGGAAATTACTGCACGTTTTCACTCAAGCGAATGTGCTTTAAAAGCTAAGGAAGAATTTGATAAAGTCCATAGTGCAAAAGAGCTTCCTAGTGATATGCCAAGTTTTGCCTTAGAAGGTAGTATTTGGCTTGCAAAAGCTATAGTAGAGTGTAAAATGGAAAGTTCTACTTCAGCAGCTAGAAGATTGATTAATTCTAATGCAGTAAGTGTTAATGGAGAAAAAGTTCAAGATGAACAATGCCAACTAGAAAGCGGTGAATATATTTTACAAGTTGGAAAAAGAAAATTTGCAAAATTAAAGGTAATATGA
- the rseP gene encoding RIP metalloprotease RseP, whose amino-acid sequence MKSYLFLFIILAIGFKFYSFSFLITLLVISFLIFFHELGHFLAAKHMRVDVEIFSIGFGKAIFKKTYKNTEYRLSALPFGGYVKLKGQDDLNPSEKNYEPNSYNTLSPLARIYILFAGPFFNFLLAFLLYIAIGFLGVQKLAPIIGNIAPNSAAQKANLQIGDKILAIDGVKIQSFEEIGKLVHIKPTLLSIERDNKPINITLTPQIDQGYNEFYQKVQKPLIGIAPKGEFVTIYHPGISSLKYAYEESVEASLLIFKGLTKIISGELDAKNMGGIITMVDITSKAANTSIVVLFLITALISINLGVLNLLPIPALDGGHILFNLYELIFKKEVPKVCFEYLSYFGMALLLSLMVFVTYNDITRFMAN is encoded by the coding sequence TTGAAATCATATTTATTTTTATTTATTATCTTAGCTATTGGCTTTAAATTTTACTCTTTTAGCTTTTTAATAACACTTTTAGTTATATCTTTTTTAATTTTTTTTCACGAGCTAGGACATTTTTTAGCTGCAAAGCATATGAGGGTTGATGTAGAAATTTTTAGCATAGGCTTTGGAAAAGCTATTTTTAAAAAAACTTACAAAAACACAGAATATCGCTTATCTGCTCTACCTTTTGGTGGTTATGTTAAACTTAAAGGACAAGATGATTTAAATCCTAGTGAAAAAAATTACGAACCAAATAGCTATAATACTCTAAGTCCTCTAGCTAGAATTTACATACTTTTTGCAGGGCCATTTTTTAATTTCCTTTTAGCATTTTTGCTTTATATAGCCATAGGTTTTTTAGGTGTGCAAAAACTTGCGCCTATTATTGGAAATATAGCACCAAACTCAGCTGCACAAAAAGCAAATTTACAAATTGGAGATAAAATTCTAGCTATAGATGGAGTTAAAATCCAAAGCTTTGAAGAAATTGGCAAACTTGTACATATAAAACCAACCTTACTTAGTATAGAACGCGATAATAAACCCATCAACATCACCCTAACCCCGCAAATTGATCAAGGTTATAATGAGTTTTATCAAAAAGTTCAAAAGCCTTTAATTGGTATAGCACCTAAGGGTGAGTTTGTTACTATTTATCATCCAGGAATTAGTAGTTTAAAATACGCTTATGAAGAAAGCGTAGAGGCTTCTTTGCTCATTTTTAAAGGACTTACTAAAATCATCAGCGGGGAGTTAGATGCTAAAAATATGGGTGGAATCATCACTATGGTTGATATAACCTCCAAAGCAGCAAATACTAGCATAGTAGTTTTATTTTTAATCACAGCTTTAATCTCTATCAATCTTGGGGTACTAAATCTACTTCCTATCCCAGCACTTGATGGAGGGCATATATTATTTAATCTTTATGAGCTAATTTTCAAAAAAGAAGTTCCAAAAGTATGTTTTGAATATCTTAGTTATTTTGGCATGGCTTTGCTTTTAAGTTTAATGGTGTTTGTAACTTATAATGATATTACTCGTTTTATGGCTAATTAA
- a CDS encoding nitronate monooxygenase, producing MSFKALKIGKHEIKYPIFQGGMGLGISWDKLASAVSLNGGLGIISSVGTGYYENRTHIDKEFNAKPYGSDNFYSKAGLKALIDNARKVCKDAPLGCNILYASNNYAQIARNACEVGFNVIISGAGLPTNLPEFTQDYPDVALVPIVSSAKALKIICKRWQSRYNRLPDAVVVEGPKSGGHQGFTYEQCLMDEYQLENVVPQVAQEIKNWGDIPLIAAGGIWDKQDIEKMMSLGASGVQMGTRFIGTFECDASDDFKQVLLDCKKEDIELLKSPVGYPARGVRTNLLNLVDKRMGPKISCVSNCVAPCGRGKEATKVGYCIADRLYDAWSGKKETGLFFTGANGYRLDKLISVEELMKKLVNGEDA from the coding sequence ATGAGTTTTAAAGCTTTAAAAATTGGAAAGCATGAGATAAAATATCCTATTTTTCAAGGTGGTATGGGACTTGGTATAAGTTGGGACAAACTTGCTTCTGCGGTTTCTTTAAATGGTGGATTAGGAATTATTTCTTCAGTAGGAACTGGATATTATGAAAATAGAACACATATAGACAAAGAGTTTAATGCAAAGCCTTATGGTAGTGATAATTTTTACTCAAAAGCAGGCTTAAAAGCTTTGATAGATAATGCTAGAAAGGTTTGTAAAGACGCACCTTTGGGCTGTAATATTTTATATGCAAGTAATAATTATGCACAAATTGCACGCAATGCTTGTGAAGTTGGTTTTAATGTAATAATTTCAGGAGCAGGGCTTCCTACAAATTTACCTGAATTCACACAAGATTATCCTGATGTTGCTTTGGTACCTATTGTATCATCAGCTAAAGCTTTAAAAATTATCTGTAAAAGATGGCAAAGTAGATATAATCGCTTGCCTGATGCAGTTGTAGTTGAAGGACCAAAAAGCGGAGGACATCAAGGTTTTACTTATGAGCAATGTTTAATGGATGAATATCAATTAGAAAATGTAGTACCACAAGTTGCGCAAGAAATTAAAAACTGGGGAGATATACCATTAATTGCTGCGGGTGGAATTTGGGATAAGCAAGATATAGAAAAAATGATGTCTTTAGGGGCAAGTGGCGTTCAAATGGGAACTCGTTTTATAGGAACTTTTGAATGCGATGCGAGCGATGATTTTAAACAAGTATTGCTTGATTGTAAAAAAGAAGATATTGAGCTTTTAAAATCTCCAGTCGGCTATCCTGCAAGAGGAGTAAGAACTAATCTTTTAAATTTAGTTGATAAAAGAATGGGACCGAAAATTTCTTGCGTGAGTAATTGTGTTGCACCATGTGGTAGAGGTAAGGAAGCTACTAAAGTAGGTTATTGTATAGCAGATAGATTATATGATGCTTGGAGCGGTAAAAAAGAAACAGGCTTATTTTTTACAGGGGCTAATGGATATAGACTAGATAAGCTTATTAGTGTAGAAGAACTAATGAAAAAATTAGTTAATGGTGAAGATGCTTAG
- a CDS encoding methyl-accepting chemotaxis protein produces MHDVYEQANDISIHSSKSAKNAQVISDDLANLGENIGQIHTLIDAFSQQINSVSSFIGIIEDITEQTNLLALNAAIEAARAGEHGRGFAVVADEVRALAEKTQVAAKEISVMIKALIEQMGNIKDITNEAYRVAKNSNSSLEEFQKVFTGVDENAKILLDEISKTSMDTNKILLYLECCLKTYLACSCVINSKVEYIEDNNLAKFDTQNNIFVLNQDLNSCIEKLFSCIKNNQLIQEEKNIYVWIKQIQDINERMISEIEYKKYI; encoded by the coding sequence ATGCATGATGTATATGAACAGGCAAATGACATTTCTATTCATTCTTCAAAAAGTGCTAAAAACGCACAGGTAATCTCAGATGATTTGGCAAATTTAGGTGAAAATATAGGACAAATTCATACTTTAATAGATGCTTTTTCTCAGCAAATTAATAGTGTATCTTCTTTTATAGGTATTATTGAAGATATTACAGAGCAAACAAATCTTTTGGCATTAAATGCTGCGATTGAAGCCGCTCGCGCAGGTGAGCATGGTAGAGGTTTTGCTGTGGTTGCTGATGAGGTTAGAGCTTTGGCTGAAAAAACCCAAGTTGCAGCTAAAGAAATTTCTGTGATGATTAAAGCGTTAATAGAACAAATGGGCAATATTAAAGATATTACAAACGAAGCCTATAGAGTTGCTAAAAATTCTAATTCAAGTTTAGAAGAATTTCAAAAAGTTTTCACAGGTGTTGATGAAAATGCTAAAATTTTATTAGATGAAATTTCTAAAACAAGCATGGATACTAATAAAATTTTACTTTATTTAGAATGTTGTTTGAAAACATACTTGGCATGTTCTTGTGTTATTAATTCTAAAGTAGAATATATAGAAGATAATAATTTAGCTAAATTTGATACTCAAAATAATATTTTTGTTTTAAACCAAGATTTAAATTCTTGTATCGAGAAATTGTTTAGTTGTATAAAAAATAATCAATTAATACAAGAAGAAAAAAATATTTATGTTTGGATTAAGCAAATTCAAGATATAAATGAAAGGATGATAAGCGAAATAGAATACAAAAAATACATATAA
- a CDS encoding N-acetylmuramoyl-L-alanine amidase family protein, translated as MLRIFFIFLLFCFSVFANVEVKKFDQNFLTSNSEEKLQLHQQLKSLYIQSVINDNNEEKNEILKRLIISSNSLGFDDKAYVQELKESGVSEEEIARLKNALKVIQDQKIKKEQSKIETNTTLPINKKEDKKEDKKEDKKEDKKEDKKEDKKEDKKEDKKEDKKEDKKEDKKEDKKEDKKEDKKTPAQKELFVLDVKKLDNGILLDLSEKISQKDIKNFTLKGDKNFRYVADFDGILKGPKRTFKFKDFDIIVSQFDSTSMRLVLSSKKELKIKIELKDQSFFMGLEKIEKKEESKSIVKKQNEIKKTEVKKEVVKNEPLYIIKSSKDKNGVNLKLNNDIDFEDIKINSFKDGKIYRSIVSFEAILEGDRKKIDINKNQSITIVQFNKTTVRVVLNSTSDFKTNLDLDNEELFIGFEKKVKKTPTKTTSKATKTTIKKSGKIIVIDPGHGGKDPGTLGDKGVREKDVVLSVALKLGNELKKRGYRIYYTRSTDKFINLRDRTSMANEKMADLFISIHANAAPNKQRAKTLEGIETFFLSPARSERSKKAAELENQSDFEEMNYFSKQTFLNFLNREKIVASNKLAIDVQKKILSNVRKKYKVVDGGVREAPFWVLVGAQMPAILIETGYISHPSERNRLTNKNFQELLAIGIANGIESYFYKNQ; from the coding sequence ATGCTTAGAATATTTTTTATTTTTTTATTATTTTGTTTTAGTGTTTTTGCTAATGTGGAAGTTAAGAAATTTGATCAAAATTTTTTAACTTCTAATTCAGAAGAAAAATTACAATTACACCAGCAGTTAAAATCTTTGTATATACAAAGTGTGATTAATGATAATAATGAAGAAAAAAATGAGATTTTAAAAAGATTAATCATAAGTTCAAATTCTTTAGGTTTTGATGATAAAGCTTATGTGCAAGAGCTTAAAGAAAGTGGGGTAAGTGAAGAAGAAATTGCACGTTTAAAAAATGCTTTAAAAGTCATACAAGATCAAAAAATAAAAAAAGAACAATCAAAAATTGAAACTAATACCACATTACCTATTAATAAAAAAGAAGATAAAAAAGAAGATAAAAAAGAAGATAAAAAAGAAGATAAAAAAGAAGATAAAAAAGAAGATAAAAAAGAAGATAAAAAAGAAGATAAAAAAGAAGATAAAAAAGAAGATAAAAAAGAAGATAAAAAAGAAGATAAAAAAGAAGATAAAAAAGAAGATAAAAAAACTCCAGCGCAAAAAGAGCTTTTTGTGCTTGATGTTAAAAAATTAGACAATGGTATCTTACTTGATTTAAGTGAAAAAATCAGCCAAAAAGACATTAAAAACTTTACTCTCAAAGGCGATAAGAATTTTCGTTATGTTGCAGATTTTGATGGAATTTTAAAAGGTCCTAAGAGAACTTTTAAATTTAAAGATTTTGATATTATCGTGTCGCAATTTGATTCAACAAGCATGCGTTTGGTTTTAAGCTCAAAAAAAGAATTAAAGATCAAAATAGAGCTTAAAGATCAAAGTTTTTTTATGGGACTTGAAAAAATAGAAAAAAAAGAAGAATCCAAATCTATAGTTAAAAAACAAAATGAGATTAAAAAAACAGAAGTTAAAAAAGAAGTTGTTAAAAATGAGCCTTTATATATTATAAAATCAAGTAAAGATAAAAATGGTGTTAATTTAAAATTAAATAACGATATTGATTTTGAGGATATTAAAATCAATTCCTTTAAAGATGGTAAAATATATCGCTCTATTGTAAGCTTTGAAGCTATTTTAGAAGGTGATAGAAAAAAAATAGATATCAACAAAAATCAATCCATCACAATAGTGCAGTTTAATAAAACTACAGTAAGAGTTGTTTTAAATTCTACTAGTGATTTTAAAACTAATCTTGATTTAGACAATGAAGAATTGTTTATAGGGTTTGAAAAAAAGGTCAAAAAAACACCGACAAAAACTACTTCAAAAGCAACAAAAACTACTATTAAAAAATCGGGGAAAATCATAGTAATTGACCCAGGTCATGGAGGTAAAGATCCGGGTACTTTGGGTGATAAGGGTGTTAGAGAAAAAGATGTAGTTTTAAGTGTAGCTTTAAAACTTGGTAATGAGCTTAAAAAACGTGGATATAGAATTTATTATACTAGAAGCACAGATAAATTTATAAATTTAAGAGATAGAACTTCTATGGCTAATGAAAAAATGGCAGATTTGTTTATTTCTATCCATGCTAATGCAGCTCCAAATAAACAAAGAGCTAAAACTCTTGAGGGTATTGAAACTTTCTTTTTATCTCCTGCGAGAAGCGAAAGAAGCAAAAAGGCTGCTGAATTAGAAAATCAATCAGATTTTGAAGAGATGAATTATTTTTCTAAACAAACCTTTTTAAATTTTTTAAATCGTGAAAAAATAGTTGCTTCAAATAAATTGGCTATTGATGTGCAAAAAAAGATTTTAAGCAATGTAAGAAAAAAATATAAAGTTGTTGATGGTGGGGTTAGGGAAGCTCCTTTTTGGGTTTTAGTGGGTGCGCAAATGCCTGCTATATTGATTGAAACAGGTTATATTAGCCATCCTAGCGAAAGAAATAGATTAACAAATAAAAATTTTCAAGAATTATTAGCTATTGGTATTGCCAATGGCATAGAGAGTTATTTTTATAAAAATCAATGA